In the Pseudanabaena sp. PCC 7367 genome, one interval contains:
- a CDS encoding sensor histidine kinase: MPPLIIAILLLQGTFLGIFWRQHRHEVEQIEVVTTQQVQELMQDEMERDVAKMDTAMEVIIRDRDLADALARLDRQGLVEQAQPIFEQFRTKHEITHFYFHQPDRHNFLRLHKEQKGDLIDRSTIQTAERTGKPSAGLEQGPTGNPVLRLVYPWRSDFADLLIADLFADPRAGNLIGYLELGIEFEDIARRIHDILNVELIIVVDKSFLDAQRWDARNRKLGRQSNWDEFTDSVIIDTTIAEIPVEVSELIENINPETEQIRINQNGQTRQVIAFPFNDINGTKIGYIVALKDISVDVQQARQSSLIALILTLGIGTGLVSLSYVFLGKVEKNLSDRTRKLASAKDSLAASKAQLEEYSHTLEQKVKDRTHELQSNNHVLQETLQELKKTQVQLIQGEKMSSLGQMVAGVAHEINNPVNFIYGNVTHAENYSQDLLGLVQLYESQYPDPAPAIEQEKEDIELDFLKEDLPNLLRSMKFGAQRIQEIVKSLRNFSRLDEAEAKSVDIHEGLDSTLLILHNRLKDKGDHTGIEVMKEYGQLPLVDCFPGQLNQVFMNIISNAIDALTEFNQNRSIEQIKANPSQIKISTRAEGDWVIIEIADNGPGMSKEVAAKLFDPFFTTKPVGAGTGLGLSISYQIITEKHGGKLICTSEPGQGATFTIKIPK, translated from the coding sequence TTGCCTCCTCTAATCATCGCAATTTTGTTGCTTCAAGGCACCTTCTTAGGCATCTTCTGGCGACAGCATCGCCATGAAGTGGAGCAAATAGAAGTGGTCACTACCCAACAGGTGCAGGAGTTAATGCAAGACGAAATGGAACGAGATGTAGCCAAAATGGACACGGCGATGGAGGTAATCATCCGCGATCGGGATCTAGCTGATGCCCTAGCGAGATTAGATCGGCAAGGCTTAGTTGAGCAAGCTCAGCCAATATTTGAGCAATTTCGAACCAAGCATGAAATCACTCATTTTTATTTTCACCAACCGGATCGGCACAATTTTTTGCGACTACATAAAGAACAAAAAGGCGATCTGATCGATCGAAGCACAATTCAAACGGCTGAACGCACAGGAAAACCCAGCGCTGGACTGGAACAAGGACCGACTGGTAATCCGGTACTGCGATTGGTCTATCCCTGGCGCAGTGATTTTGCCGATCTGTTGATCGCCGATCTCTTTGCTGATCCTCGTGCAGGCAACCTGATCGGCTATTTGGAACTGGGCATCGAATTTGAGGATATCGCCAGACGTATCCATGACATCTTGAATGTAGAGCTAATCATAGTTGTTGATAAAAGCTTTCTTGATGCACAGCGATGGGATGCCCGGAATAGAAAGCTAGGTCGGCAGTCCAATTGGGATGAATTTACTGACTCTGTGATTATCGACACAACGATCGCCGAAATCCCGGTTGAGGTGTCTGAGTTGATCGAAAACATTAATCCAGAGACAGAACAGATCCGAATTAATCAAAATGGGCAGACCCGTCAGGTTATTGCCTTTCCCTTCAATGATATTAATGGTACTAAAATAGGATATATTGTTGCACTCAAAGATATTTCCGTAGATGTACAGCAAGCAAGACAGAGTTCCTTAATTGCCTTAATCTTAACTCTAGGCATAGGCACTGGCTTAGTCAGTTTATCCTATGTGTTCTTAGGTAAAGTTGAGAAGAATCTAAGCGATCGCACCCGTAAACTTGCCTCAGCCAAAGATTCCCTCGCCGCATCCAAGGCTCAGTTAGAAGAGTATAGCCATACATTAGAACAAAAAGTTAAAGATCGCACCCATGAACTGCAATCCAATAACCACGTCTTACAAGAGACCCTGCAAGAGCTAAAGAAAACTCAGGTACAGCTAATCCAGGGCGAAAAGATGTCGAGCCTGGGACAGATGGTGGCAGGGGTCGCCCACGAAATTAATAATCCAGTTAACTTTATCTATGGCAACGTCACCCATGCCGAGAACTATTCCCAAGACCTGCTAGGACTGGTGCAACTATACGAATCGCAATATCCCGATCCAGCACCAGCAATTGAACAGGAAAAAGAAGACATTGAGCTAGATTTCCTTAAGGAAGATTTACCCAACCTCCTGAGGTCGATGAAGTTTGGTGCGCAACGGATTCAGGAAATCGTGAAATCATTGCGTAATTTCTCGCGTCTGGATGAAGCCGAAGCCAAGAGTGTGGATATCCATGAAGGGCTGGATAGCACCTTGCTAATCTTACACAATCGCCTCAAGGACAAGGGCGATCATACTGGGATTGAAGTAATGAAGGAATATGGGCAATTGCCATTGGTCGATTGCTTCCCTGGGCAACTCAATCAAGTGTTTATGAACATTATTTCTAATGCGATCGATGCCCTCACCGAGTTCAATCAGAACCGCAGCATCGAGCAAATCAAAGCAAACCCCAGTCAGATCAAGATTTCTACCAGAGCGGAAGGGGACTGGGTGATCATTGAGATCGCTGATAACGGACCTGGCATGAGCAAGGAAGTGGCTGCCAAGCTATTCGATCCTTTCTTCACTACCAAGCCGGTTGGGGCTGGCACTGGACTGGGGTTATCAATTAGCTATCAAATTATTACCGAAAAACATGGTGGCAAGTTGATTTGTACTTCTGAGCCAGGACAGGGGGCAACGTTTACGATTAAAATCCCTAAATAG
- a CDS encoding alpha/beta hydrolase gives MHEIVIPGLAIASGAIALLYLGICLYLWLRQRQMIILPGKILAAEPGLTEPGSKPSDLGMDYEEVWLPIEIDRHHNPISLKNPNQDGRLHGWWIPNDSGNSERVLLYLHGNSGKINNNLDKASRFHQLGFAILIFDYRGFGRSEGDFPSEQSLYADTQVALDFLLHTKQIPPNNIYLYGHSLGGAIAIEQATKTPELAGLIIEASFTSMLAMATANPRYQIFPIDLLLNQRFDSIAKLPTLKMPILYIHGTDDEDVPAHMSEELYAATHAPKQLLIVKGANHVNVATIDHHGYLAAVKKLIAQVEQVQASI, from the coding sequence ATGCATGAAATAGTTATTCCTGGTCTGGCGATCGCCTCCGGTGCAATTGCCTTGCTCTATCTTGGTATCTGTCTATATCTCTGGCTGCGACAGAGGCAGATGATTATACTGCCAGGGAAAATTCTGGCCGCAGAACCAGGATTAACTGAGCCAGGAAGCAAGCCTAGCGATTTGGGGATGGATTATGAAGAAGTCTGGTTACCAATAGAGATCGATCGGCATCACAACCCTATCAGCCTCAAAAATCCCAATCAAGACGGCAGATTGCATGGTTGGTGGATTCCTAATGATTCGGGTAATTCTGAGCGTGTGTTGCTTTATTTACATGGAAATTCTGGCAAGATCAACAATAACCTGGATAAGGCGAGTCGGTTTCACCAGCTTGGTTTTGCGATCTTGATCTTTGATTATCGCGGTTTTGGTCGCAGCGAGGGAGATTTCCCCAGCGAACAAAGTCTGTATGCCGATACTCAAGTGGCTTTAGATTTTTTGCTTCACACCAAGCAAATCCCACCAAACAATATCTATTTATATGGACATTCCTTAGGTGGGGCGATCGCCATTGAGCAAGCTACTAAAACACCAGAGCTAGCGGGTCTAATTATTGAGGCTTCTTTTACTTCCATGCTGGCAATGGCAACTGCTAATCCCAGATACCAAATTTTTCCGATCGATTTACTCCTGAATCAGCGGTTTGATTCGATCGCCAAACTCCCAACCCTAAAAATGCCAATCCTTTATATCCACGGTACTGATGATGAGGATGTACCGGCCCATATGAGTGAGGAGTTATATGCAGCTACCCATGCACCCAAGCAATTGCTGATCGTAAAGGGCGCGAATCATGTCAATGTGGCCACGATCGATCATCATGGCTATTTGGCCGCAGTCAAGAAATTGATTGCCCAGGTGGAACAAGTACAAGCATCAATTTAG
- a CDS encoding mechanosensitive ion channel family protein, giving the protein MNDTQILESIDAIAIPNIAIKLGIVLGGSLVAVLFAFLSGRSVYSIINFALSVLFSPKAAAVYRKIAGPYQNLIGILVALTVGEVAIILIPDGGWFTLIELAVSLSITIVGAWLGSRLFIQFFDVYLLDLAFKSSRKVNSEILIVGKFLANFLIVVLAIILFAQSHAINVIGLVASLGVGGLAIAFAAQKTLEQLLGGIVIYIDKPFTVDDYIGLPDGTFGKVESIGLRSTKIRTSGKGTLLVVPNSNLTSTNIENFTGAKKVMSILYLTFYRNIPNDERALISQVIIDSTKDIFGIDTRSTDVVFREVDHNGNGLRDQTKAQVTFFILGSGEVSMDLRRQLLDIATQNITFTLKEYGIAFDIDEPTIYVDSPITI; this is encoded by the coding sequence ATGAATGATACCCAAATCCTTGAATCGATCGATGCGATCGCCATCCCCAATATTGCAATCAAACTAGGCATTGTGCTGGGTGGGTCACTGGTGGCAGTATTATTTGCCTTCCTCAGTGGTCGATCGGTATATTCAATCATTAATTTTGCGCTCTCTGTTTTGTTCTCGCCCAAGGCCGCAGCAGTATATCGCAAGATCGCTGGCCCCTATCAAAATCTAATTGGTATTTTGGTGGCGCTGACAGTGGGCGAAGTAGCGATTATTCTAATTCCCGATGGCGGCTGGTTTACCTTGATTGAGCTGGCGGTGAGTCTGTCGATCACGATCGTGGGTGCGTGGCTGGGCTCGCGGTTGTTTATTCAGTTTTTTGATGTTTACCTGCTCGATCTGGCCTTCAAAAGTAGCCGTAAGGTAAATAGCGAGATCCTGATCGTAGGCAAGTTTTTGGCCAATTTCTTGATTGTGGTGCTTGCGATTATCCTGTTTGCCCAGAGTCATGCAATCAATGTGATTGGTCTGGTGGCCAGTTTGGGGGTGGGTGGTTTAGCGATCGCCTTTGCGGCTCAAAAGACCCTGGAGCAATTATTAGGTGGGATCGTGATCTACATCGACAAACCCTTTACCGTTGATGATTACATTGGCTTGCCCGATGGCACATTCGGCAAGGTGGAATCGATCGGCCTGCGATCGACTAAAATTCGCACCTCTGGCAAAGGCACATTGTTAGTAGTGCCCAATAGCAACTTGACTTCTACTAACATTGAGAACTTCACCGGAGCCAAGAAGGTGATGTCGATCCTTTATCTGACCTTCTATCGCAACATCCCCAATGATGAAAGGGCGCTGATTAGCCAGGTAATTATTGATAGTACCAAGGATATTTTTGGGATCGACACGCGCAGCACTGATGTGGTTTTCAGGGAAGTTGATCACAATGGCAATGGCTTGCGGGATCAAACGAAAGCCCAGGTCACTTTCTTTATTCTCGGATCGGGTGAAGTATCAATGGATTTACGCCGCCAGCTTTTGGATATTGCGACCCAAAATATTACGTTCACGCTCAAGGAATATGGGATCGCCTTTGATATTGATGAACCGACCATCTATGTAGATTCCCCGATTACAATTTAA